The following proteins come from a genomic window of Nothobranchius furzeri strain GRZ-AD chromosome 1, NfurGRZ-RIMD1, whole genome shotgun sequence:
- the si:ch211-214j24.14 gene encoding bcl-2-like protein 13 isoform X2, giving the protein MGDVDPEDTKSVDSSDGAVLAGEENHSSNSDMVHLEREEAEMLEDEEEEERRWEKEEGGDLQASMLSMLGGERELRAPETEEVLMSVEGPHTERDPAQVRQVVPPMTLPPLPIVKLDPPSTTSTPVPSTTASEVEDLCSTQSLQPPSILTPRAAEPPERSLGQPKFSNIPLSDAEEHPVKSDRLKKRELNPRARQTKSLSSSELLFGGAALVAVVGVVAYGAVVYCKK; this is encoded by the coding sequence ATGGGCGACGTGGATCCGGAGGACACCAAGAGTGTTGACAGCAGTGATGGAGCAGTTCTAGCtggagaggagaaccactcctccAACTCGGACATGGTCCACCTGGAGCGAGAAGAGGCAGAGATGCTGgaggatgaggaagaggaggagaggagatggGAGAAAGAGGAGGGGGGCGATCTGCAGGCGAGTATGCTGAGCATGCTTGGTGGAGAAAGGGAACTCCGGGCTCCAGAAACTGAGGAGGTCCTGATGTCGGTGGAGGGGCCTCACACTGAAAGAGATCCAGCACAGGTCAGGCAGGTGGTTCCCCCCATGACCCTGCCTCCTCTGCCCATTGTCAAACTGGACCCCCCCTCCACAACTTCCACGCCTGTCCCTTCAACCACAGCTTCTGAAGTAGAAGATCTTTGTTCTACTCAGAGCCTTCAACCTCCTTCAATCCTCACACCTAGAGCTGCAGAACCTCCAGAACGGAGTCTGGGTCAGCCGAAGTTCTCAAACATCCCCCTCTCAGATGCCGAGGAGCATCCAGTTAAAAGTGACCGGCTGAAGAAAAGGGAGCTAAACCCGAGAGCTCGTCAGACCAAATCTCTGAGCTCCTCCGAGCTGCTGTTTGGAGGAGCAGCATTAGTGGCAGTTGTGGGTGTGGTGGCCTACGGTGCCGTGGTCTACTGCAAAAAGTAG
- the si:ch211-214j24.14 gene encoding bcl-2-like protein 13 isoform X1, producing MSWICEVGWGVGATCAQLVHLVLPLPAPACMPACLLICILVSDLLLDSSSVPPQKTEQPAFILEGKEPVESRRGDGRNSPASLPLTQTQSPGPWQSESLLAESWSTMGDVDPEDTKSVDSSDGAVLAGEENHSSNSDMVHLEREEAEMLEDEEEEERRWEKEEGGDLQASMLSMLGGERELRAPETEEVLMSVEGPHTERDPAQVRQVVPPMTLPPLPIVKLDPPSTTSTPVPSTTASEVEDLCSTQSLQPPSILTPRAAEPPERSLGQPKFSNIPLSDAEEHPVKSDRLKKRELNPRARQTKSLSSSELLFGGAALVAVVGVVAYGAVVYCKK from the exons ATGTCATGGATTTgtgaggtggggtggggggtaggaGCGACTTGTGCACAGCTTGTCCACCTTGTTCTTCCCTTGCCAGCCCCAGCATGCATGCCTGCCTGTCTGCTGATTTGTATCCTTGTCTCTGACCTGCTCCTCGACTCCTCCAGCGTCCCCCCACAGAAAACAGAG CAGCCGGCCTTCATTCTGGAGGGAAAGGAGCCGGTGGAGTCCAGGAGAGGCGATGGGAGGAACAGCCCTGCCTCTCTGCCTCTGACCCAGACCCAGAGTCCTGGACCCTGGCAGAGTGAGAGTCTGCTGGCGGAGTCCTGGTCCACGATGGGCGACGTGGATCCGGAGGACACCAAGAGTGTTGACAGCAGTGATGGAGCAGTTCTAGCtggagaggagaaccactcctccAACTCGGACATGGTCCACCTGGAGCGAGAAGAGGCAGAGATGCTGgaggatgaggaagaggaggagaggagatggGAGAAAGAGGAGGGGGGCGATCTGCAGGCGAGTATGCTGAGCATGCTTGGTGGAGAAAGGGAACTCCGGGCTCCAGAAACTGAGGAGGTCCTGATGTCGGTGGAGGGGCCTCACACTGAAAGAGATCCAGCACAGGTCAGGCAGGTGGTTCCCCCCATGACCCTGCCTCCTCTGCCCATTGTCAAACTGGACCCCCCCTCCACAACTTCCACGCCTGTCCCTTCAACCACAGCTTCTGAAGTAGAAGATCTTTGTTCTACTCAGAGCCTTCAACCTCCTTCAATCCTCACACCTAGAGCTGCAGAACCTCCAGAACGGAGTCTGGGTCAGCCGAAGTTCTCAAACATCCCCCTCTCAGATGCCGAGGAGCATCCAGTTAAAAGTGACCGGCTGAAGAAAAGGGAGCTAAACCCGAGAGCTCGTCAGACCAAATCTCTGAGCTCCTCCGAGCTGCTGTTTGGAGGAGCAGCATTAGTGGCAGTTGTGGGTGTGGTGGCCTACGGTGCCGTGGTCTACTGCAAAAAGTAG